A single genomic interval of Penaeus monodon isolate SGIC_2016 chromosome 30, NSTDA_Pmon_1, whole genome shotgun sequence harbors:
- the LOC119592275 gene encoding ionotropic receptor 21a-like, translating to MPAVLGRPSVIFFSLFFVGNRDLLEDASGVVSAVLAEVAQPTTSVILLTDGTSSASAISKVLRQVEAPYGVGVFQAAPEKWFGNSTQKQLSEVIKQARKERLMSWDVCVVLVSEDPVFLTTFADLALRGRLLVWSTKLLLVTSVALQQLRAFLGAYWVFSMMNTVVVVLQNEGLLQKWDMYSHLPYSPAGPQLVYVATWTPAAGLRTRSGHELFPEKFSNFYGAIVNVTALPFPPYWSVLEEPSASSSGRYSGTDFLLLEATAEALNFTFRVVPTQTWTEVADRVVERVAFLSPIFHNVLPARLERYEFSFVYEFGSLDFSKAKPDLKPQWQSLYYPLSNGVWLGILATVVVVPIIRAGKQRVATDHAAPSERHSFTLSKAVQEVYGLFLGQNLSRVFYTSVRARVLVGAWLVFSLVVGTAYRGNLTASLTLPVYPSRPETLAQLVLVADRITMPSYGAEFKAFFGKSDSPVFKRLSELMHIVSSVEEGQRQAIEANQAHLDTRRYQLLHIAQKFTNADGSTRLYIGRDSIIPGQSAWPLPHDAPYRPQVDRCIMAVIEAGLYEQWSHNLLSEARRESSRKQREQAKRQEEGNGEEKEIDSSNTGRAKALTIVHMQGPLLLLLLGLCAAALVFVVECAASKSVRF from the exons GTCTTGCGGCAAGTAGAGGCACCCTATGGAGTGGGTGTCTTTCAAGCAGCACCGGAAAAGTGGTTCGGAAACAGCACCCAGAAGCAGCTTTCAGAGGTGATCAAGCAAGCACGAAAG GAACGTCTGATGTCCTgggacgtgtgtgtggtgttagtgagCGAAGACCCGGTTTTCCTCACTACCTTCGCCGACCTGGCACTTCGAGGACGCCTGCTGGTGTGGTCCACGAAGCTCCTGCTGGTGACGAGCGTGGCCCTCCAGCAACTGCGCGCCTTCCTCGGGGCCTACTGGGTCTTCTCCATGATGAACACCGTCGTGGTGGTTCTTCAGAATGAGGGGCTGCTCCAAAA ATGGGACATGTACAGCCATCTACCCTATTCCCCCGCCGGGCCACAGCTGGTGTATGTGGCCACCTGGACGccagctgcgggtctgaggactAGAAGTGGCCATGAACTTTTTCCTGAAAAGTTTTCGAA CTTCTACGGCGCCATCGTCAACGTGAcggcccttcccttccctccctactggTCCGTCCTCGAGGAACCGTCAGCCTCGTCGTCAGGAAGGTACTCGGGCACAGACTTCCTGCTCCTCGAGGCCACGGCGGAGGCTCTCAACTTCACCTTCCGGGTTGTGCCGACGCAGACGTGGACGGAG GTCGCCGACCGGGTAGTCGAACGCGTGGCCTTCCTGTCTCCGATCTTCCACAACGTCCTCCCGGCCCGCCTCGAGCGCTACGAGTTCTCCTTCGTCTACGAGTTCGGTTCCCTGGACTTCTCGAAGGCCAAGCCGGACCTCAAACCCCAGTGGCAGAGTCTCTACTACCCTCTGTCGAATGGCGTGTGGCTGGGAATCCTGGCGACGGTGGTTGTGGTGCCG aTAATCCGAGCGGGCAAGCAGCGGGTCGCGACGGACCACGCAGCGCCGAGCGAGAGACACTCCTTCACCCTGAGCAAGGCGGTGCAGGAGGTCTACGGGCTGTTCCTGGGGCAAAACCTCTCGAGGGTCTTCTACACCAGCGTCAGGGCGCGTGTACTGGTAGGGGCGTGGCTGGTGTTCTCGCTCGTGGTTGGCACGGCTTACAGGGGCAACCTCACGGCGTCTCTCACCCTGCCTGTGTACCCGTCGAGGCCTGAGACGCTCGCTCAGCTGGTTCTCGTGGCTGACAG GATCACGATGCCATCCTACGGCGCCGAGTTCAAGGCATTTTTCGGGAAATCGGACTCGCCCGTTTTCAAGAGACTTTCCGAACTCATGCATATCGTGTCGTCTGTCGAGGAGGGGCAGAGGCAGGCCATTGAGGCGAA TCAGGCCCACCTGGACACGAGGCGCTACCAGTTACTCCACATCGCGCAGAAATTCACCAACGCCGACGGAAGCACCAGACTGTATATAGGAAGAGACAGCATTATTCCCGGGCAGTCTGCTTGGCCTCTGCCTCACGACGCCCCCTATCGGCCGCAGGTGGATCGGTGCATCATGGCGGTTATAGAG GCTGGCCTTTACGAGCAGTGGAGTCACAACCTCCTCAGCGAAGCCCGGCGAGAGAGCAGCAGAAAGCAGagagaacaagccaagagacaggaagaaggaaatggagaagagaaagaaattgacAGCAGTAACACCGGACGTGCCAAGGCCCTCACCATCGTGCACATGCAAGGGCCTCTTTTGCTCTTGCTCTTGGGGTTGTGTGCGGCTGCGCTGGTCTTTGTTGTCGAGTGTGCGGCCTCGAAGTCCGTTCGGTTCTAA